TGGCTGGTGTCGATGATTTCTTTTTGCAGGCTGGTCTTAAAAAGCTGGAAGATGACCATATAGAACAATCCGAATAACACGATGATGGCCAGAAAGCTCAGAAAAATCTTAAAGAATACACTGCGGCTTTTATGTCTGATCCAATTCACACCCTTCCCCCCTTTGTATTTTTCTGACGTCCAAGGTTTCACAACATTATATAGGACAAGTGTTAAGGATTGTGCCCGATTCGTGTTAATCGTTCGTAAAAAATGGATAGTCAATATTTTAGATTTTAAGCAATGCTTTAGGAAAACGGCGCTTCTGCCCGGTCATCCAATGAAAGGCGAGACATCATTAAAATGGTCAATACCCTTTATGCGTTCTGGTCGTTTATGATGCAGACGTGGACCTTTGGGACACACGAAGACGCATAGACGAAAGAGGGGGGATTGCCGATTTTACAACGTCATCTTAACACCGTGGAAGCGCATTCAAACATTCGCAAGAAAAGTGCTTGGCGAAGCTGGATGATGCAGGTTCGCAGAAACTGGCAGCTTTACGCTTTATTTGCACCAGTTCTGTTATACTTCATTGTATTTCATTATGTACCCATGTATGGCGTCCAGATTGCATTTAAGGATTTTATTGCGAACAAAGGGATCATGGATAGTCCATGGGTGGGCTTCAAGCATTTTGAACGCTTTTTTGACAGCTTTTACTTTTGGCGGATTATTAAAAATACGATGGGTATCGGGTTATATGAGTTGGCGGTCGGATTTCCGATTCCAATTATCCTGGCCTTGATGATTAATGAAGCCAGATCGGGCCGGTTCCGCCGATTTGTACAAACCGTAACTTATGCACCCCATTTCTTATCTACGGTGGTCGTCGTTGGCATGATCATGATGTTCCTGTCGCCGGTCAGCGGCCTAGTCAATTCGATTATCACCTCCTTCGGCGGAGAGCCGATCGCATTCATGACGGAGCCCTCCTGGTTCAAGAGCATCTACGTGTGGTCTGGCGTGTGGCAGGGCATGGGCTGGAGCTCAATTATCTACTTGGCAGCACTTGCCGGGATTGATCCGCAGCTGCATGAGGCGGCCAAGGTGGATGGCGCGGGCTGGCTCCGGCGAATCTGGCATATTAATCTGCCGGGGATCGCGCCAACGATGACCATTCTGCTCATTTTGAACAT
Above is a window of Paenibacillus sp. FSL K6-1330 DNA encoding:
- a CDS encoding ABC transporter permease subunit codes for the protein MQVRRNWQLYALFAPVLLYFIVFHYVPMYGVQIAFKDFIANKGIMDSPWVGFKHFERFFDSFYFWRIIKNTMGIGLYELAVGFPIPIILALMINEARSGRFRRFVQTVTYAPHFLSTVVVVGMIMMFLSPVSGLVNSIITSFGGEPIAFMTEPSWFKSIYVWSGVWQGMGWSSIIYLAALAGIDPQLHEAAKVDGAGWLRRIWHINLPGIAPTMTILLILNIGSVLGVGFEKIFLMQNSLNMEASDVIATNVYRSGILGAQYSFSAAVGLFNSIVNFIMLITVNRIARKVSENSLW